CCATAATTAGGGATGCGCGGCAACCCATTCAGCACCATTTTCAAAGATCTCCTTCTTCCAGATGGGAACACGTTGTTTAGTGGTATCAATAATATATCGACATGCATCAAAAACTTTATCGCGGTGACCTGCATTAACCACAATAATCACGGCAACGTCAGTCGGATACAAAATTCCTATACGATGATGAACGACTACATTCCTTACAGAAAACTGCGCGATAGCAGCTTCCGCTATTTTTCTTATTTCGTTAATCGCCATCGGTTTATAACATTCAAATTCTAAACGCAGAACACGTTCCCCGTTTGTCATATCCCGAACATTGCCAATAAAAATAGCATTTCCTCCGCTTCTCGGATCCTCTGTAAGAGCTAGACAATCCGTTATATCCAATTTATCCGCTGTAATTCTAATATCAATCATATCGCTATCCTCCACTTACTGGTGGTATCAAAGCAATCTCATCGCTGCTTTCAATGATGCGATCGCCTTCGGCATACTCCTCATTGACGGCAATAAAAAAAGATTTTAATTGCTTTAATTGAGGAAAATCTGTTTCCAATATATGACTCAATTGTCCAACAGAAATTCCTTCCATTACGACAATTTCTTTTTCTGCTGCGCCCAAAATATCTTTTGTAATTCCAAAAGCTAATATGTTAAGTTTCATGTGCATCTATTTGTACATAAATTTACCAATTCAAAATGTCCCAAATCTTGCTGGATAATTTATTTACAATATTAGTCATTTTAAATAGTCAACCTGACGTGCCAATTTAAAAGACTGTATAATGATTCGTGAAAAAAATAACACATATTGTGTATCTAAAAAGCAAAACGAAAAACTACAGCTAAATTTGGAAAACACCGCAACGGTCATATAATTTCTTTCATATTTGGCTAACAGAGACTGAATTTATTTACATGTTTTACATAGAGAAGCTGCCTATGAGATATATAGATATAAAATATATAAATAAGAGGAATGTTCGGCTATACCCGGAGTTAGGAAACTAAATAAAAACGAATGGATAAAAACCACAAATGGAGTGAACAGCCGGATGCTTCACCCCTTTTCTCCAAATATATGAATACCTGTAAAAAGATACTGGAGAAGCTATGTCTACACACACATATGGAAACATTGATCATTCATAGAAAAATAAATGAAAAGCTATCCTTCTGGTATCGATACGATGCATTAGTTCATAAACTTACAATCGGATCAGACGAGGATTATAATATCTGCAATAATATCCAATATGAACGTGATCCAATTGTCATTGAAGATGCAGAATCCTGCGAAAATTTAGGCTGGAAGAATTTGCTGCTTCACAATAATATAAGGAGCTATATTTCATATCCTTTCACAGACAAAGATGGTGGCGAGCTTGGATATTTATTTTTTATAAATACGAACCCAATGTTCAGGGATAAATCTATCTCAAGTGATATGCTGAATTTTTGCTGTGATCTAATTGCGATCAATTTTACCTCAATATGGGATATACCAGACAGTATATAAAATATAAATGCATATTTTAACTATACACCTAATCAATAGCATATTATTAAAAACCTTAATAGAAAAATCAATACAATAATCTGTAAAAGAGGTCGAATTAGCATTGGATTCATTCCTTTAAAAAAATGAATATTTACAATTGATAACAATAAAAATTATGGCAACAAAAAATCCCTCATATACACATATGAGATCTCAGAATGTCACTGATTATCCAAATAACAATACCTTTTTTCTTGTTTGGAACTTTAAAGAAAACATCACTCCATCAAAAATACAAGCTGTTTTCCAACGTGTTTGTGCTTTGGTGATCAATTTAAACAATTCAGCATTGGACCGCTTTCCAAATTCAAGAGCAAGTTGCGTGATGGGGATCGGATACGAGGCCTGGATAAAATTGGAGCTCCCAAAACCATTACCAAAAGAATTAAAAAAATTTGAAGAGATCAGAGGAATAAAACATACCGCGGTAAGTACACCTGGTGATCTCCATTTTCATATCCGTGCAGATGAAAAAAGTTACGCCTATGATGTGGCCAATATAATTTCCGATCTTATGAAAGATATTGCGCAATGTCATGTCGAGGTTCAGGGTTTCAGATATTGGGATAGCCGCTCGATTTTAGGCTTTGTCGACGGAACTGAAAATCCTCACGGCCAGGACCGAGAATATTTTGCGCTCATTGATGAAGTAGATCCTTCATATCGAGGGGGCAGCTACTTATTCGTTCAGAAATATATCCATAATCTCGATGCTTGGAAAGAACTTTCCATAAAGGAGCAAGAAAACGTCATCGGAAGATCCAAAGAACAGGATATTGAGATGGATGACCAGACAAAACCCGCTAATTCGCATAGTGCACTCGCAAACATCGGTGACGATTTAAAAATAGTACGGGACAATATGCCCTTTGGAAGTGTTACCTCGAATGAAATGGGAACTTACTTTATCTGCTATGCCAGCACTTTCACAACTGTAGAAAAAATGCTTACCAATATGTTTGTCGGTAATCCACCTGGAAATTATGACCGTATACTGGATTTTAGTACCACTGTAACCGGAACGCTCTTTTTCGCCCCTTCAATCGACATGCTCGATAGTTTCTCTGCATAAAAAAATGCATTGCTCTTATTCCTAAAAGATGTCGAAAGCATAAATAGTCAAGAAGAAACAATAGCCTAAACTTATTTCTTCTTGACTGTTTAGATCAGCTTCCTTAATGACCACAGTCCTTAGTAAAATTAACCCCACAACCCCTATTCTGCACATTGATATTTAAAAATATGCTATACTGGCTCTAAATATCGGATTTAAGTAATAAAAATCATGATTAACAAAACATAAAGTATTAACAATCAAGATATCTATATTATAATTTTATACCATAAACAACATTCAAAAAATCTGTTAGGATCAATGTTAAAAGATTATAAATGAGAAATTGGCATATATTCCTCCAAATATTTCTGTGGAATATGTGAAATGCACAAGGGGTAGCTATAGGTTCAACCATAATCTCCTCTAAACCTAGTTCTGGAGATGTGAAACCAATTCTCTTTATCATAATTCAATTGATTGCCACGGAGCTGTTGAATAGAAATTTAACTATTTAAGATTAGAAATTTTAACAACTTTAAAATTTGGACAGATGACAACAGCACTATTAATCAAATTATTTATGATATGGATTCCATTCTATGTTGTGGTTATATATCTATTTTTTCCGATTAGAAAAGGACATACCCGAACTTCTACTCACTCCAAAAAGAAAATTAGTGCAGTGATATCCCAAAAGGAACTCGAGCAGAAATATATCAGGCACTGAGCTTTCGTTTAGTGTGCCGACTGTCCAATCAAGCTACTAACATCGTTCTTTTTTTATATATGTTTTTTGGTTAACCTGTACGCTTTTTGAAATATAGAAGCGTATGGGTTTATTTGGTTAGTTATCGTCCCAAAAAGCTATTTAATAGGCAAAAGAATCTTATTTCTATCAATCCCAAGCTAAGAAATGCATTCACTTAAAATTAATATCAAAATGGAAAATTCAAATAACTCAAAGATCTAATTAAAGATGCAGAAACTGAAGCCTTAGCCTTCTATGAAAAAGGGAATAAATCCGCAACAACTAGGCTAAGGCAACGCTCTTCAGCAAACCAAAACAATTGCCCAGGAAATCCGAAACGATGTAACTGCCATTAAAAATTCTAAATAAATCGATTTTTATAAGATAAACCCCGTTTATCAAAATAGCAAATGGGGTTTATCTTGAGTATGGTCACTTACGAATTCTACTAATCTTTACTGGTAGCTAGAAGTCGATTCATATAATTCCTCTCTAAGCATCTTTGGAGACATGCCACTATTGATCTTCATGAAAGTTGAAAATGCACCCAAGGTTGGAAAGCCAAGTGTATAACTTATCTCCTTTATACTCAAAGCTGAGCCTAATAATAGACGCTGTCCTTCTAACGACACTCTTTTTGTAATTAAATCTTTCGGCGTTTTATTGAGCT
The window above is part of the Sphingobacterium sp. ML3W genome. Proteins encoded here:
- a CDS encoding molybdenum cofactor biosynthesis protein MoaE, coding for MIDIRITADKLDITDCLALTEDPRSGGNAIFIGNVRDMTNGERVLRLEFECYKPMAINEIRKIAEAAIAQFSVRNVVVHHRIGILYPTDVAVIIVVNAGHRDKVFDACRYIIDTTKQRVPIWKKEIFENGAEWVAAHP
- a CDS encoding MoaD/ThiS family protein encodes the protein MKLNILAFGITKDILGAAEKEIVVMEGISVGQLSHILETDFPQLKQLKSFFIAVNEEYAEGDRIIESSDEIALIPPVSGG
- a CDS encoding GAF domain-containing protein, with protein sequence MDKNHKWSEQPDASPLFSKYMNTCKKILEKLCLHTHMETLIIHRKINEKLSFWYRYDALVHKLTIGSDEDYNICNNIQYERDPIVIEDAESCENLGWKNLLLHNNIRSYISYPFTDKDGGELGYLFFINTNPMFRDKSISSDMLNFCCDLIAINFTSIWDIPDSI
- a CDS encoding Dyp-type peroxidase, whose protein sequence is MATKNPSYTHMRSQNVTDYPNNNTFFLVWNFKENITPSKIQAVFQRVCALVINLNNSALDRFPNSRASCVMGIGYEAWIKLELPKPLPKELKKFEEIRGIKHTAVSTPGDLHFHIRADEKSYAYDVANIISDLMKDIAQCHVEVQGFRYWDSRSILGFVDGTENPHGQDREYFALIDEVDPSYRGGSYLFVQKYIHNLDAWKELSIKEQENVIGRSKEQDIEMDDQTKPANSHSALANIGDDLKIVRDNMPFGSVTSNEMGTYFICYASTFTTVEKMLTNMFVGNPPGNYDRILDFSTTVTGTLFFAPSIDMLDSFSA